TGAAAATGAAGCAGTTTGCAGACGAAGCAGCCAGGCTGAGGTCTGTGGCAGAGGAGGCAAAGAAGCAGAGGCAGGTTGCCGAGGAGGAGGCGGCCAAGCAACGCGCTGAAGCCGAGAAAATTCTCAAAGAGAAACTGGCCGCCATCAACGAGGCGACGCGTCTCAAGACGGAGGCTGAGATTGCGCTGAAGGCCAAAGAGGCCGAGAATGAACGACTGAAAAGAAAAGCTGAGGATGAAGCGTACCAAAGGAAGCTACTTGAGGACCAGGCGGCTCAGCATAAACAAGACATCGCAGAGAAGATCGAGCATCTAAAGAGCTCGTCTGACTCTGAACTAGAACGACAAAAGACAATAGTGGAAGACACCATCAGACAAAGGAGAGTTGTGGAAGAGGAAATTCATATCATCAAAATCAACTTTGAGAAGGCTTCAAAAGACAAATCAGACTTAGAGAACGAATTAAAGAAACTAAAAGAGATCGCGGATGAGACGCAGAAGAGCAAACTCAAAGCTGAGAAGGAAgccaagacattgaaacaacttgctgcagaggaggagaagaagaggaaagAAGCTGAGGAGATGGTAAAGCGGATCACGGCAGCGGAAGAAGAGGCAGCTCGACAATGCAAAGCTGCCCAAGAGGAGGTGGAACGCTTGAAAAAGAAACAAGCGGAAGCAAATACACAGAGAGAGAAGGCTGAGAAAGAAGCAGAGCAGCAGGTGATTTTAGCAAAAGATGCTGCTCAGAAATGCATGGCGGCCGAACAAAAagttcaaaaggttcagagcaaGAATGAGGCGGACGCTCTTGCTCAGGAGAAGTTGAAGGAGGAGTTTGAGAATGCTAAGAAACTTGCTCAAGAAGCTCAAAAGGCTAAGAAGAAAGCTGAGAAAGAAGCCGAGCTGCTCCGCCAGAAAGCAGAGGATGCAGAAAAACAGAAAAAAGCTGCAGAGGATGAAGCCGCCAAGCAGGCGAAAGCTCAAAAAGATGCAGAGAAACTGAGGAAAGAAGCAGAGGTGGAGGCCAGCAAGCGAGCGGAAGCCGAAAGCGCCGCTCTGAAGCAAAAGCAGCAGGCTGACGCTGAGATGGCCAAACACAAGAAAGAGGCCGAGCAAGCCCTCAAGCAAAAATCCCAAGTGGAGAAAGAACTGACAACAATCAAACTGCAGCTGGATAAAACCGACAAGCAGAAGGGTGTTTTGGATGAGGAGCTCCAGCGGGTTAAGGGCGAAGTCAATGACGCGGTCAAACAAAAGGCTCAGGTGGAAGACGAACTCTCCAAAGTTAGGATTCAAATGGAGGAGCTGCTTCAACTTAAAATCAAAATTGAGATTGAGAACAAGCGTCTAATGAAAAAAGACAAAGATAATTCAAAGAAGTTACTCGCAGATGAAGCTGAGAGGATGAAGACGTTGGCGGAGGACGCAGCCCGGCTTAGCGCTGAGGCCGAAGAAGCAGCCAAACAGAGACAGATCGCAGAGTCGGGTTTGGCTGAACAGAGAGCACTTGCAGAGAAAATGCTTAAGGAGAAGCTGCAGGCCATTCAGGAGGCTACAAAACTTAAGGCTGAGGCCGAGGAGCTCCAGAGGCAAAAGGACCAGGCACAGGAAAGGGCCAAAAAGCTCCTGGAGGACAAAGAGCAAATCCAGCAGCGGCTCGACAAGGAGACAGAAGGCTTCCAAAAGTCCCTTGAAGTTGAGCGAAAGAGAAAACAAGAGGCTTCAGCCGAGGCGGAAAAACTGAAACTGAAGGTGAAAGAGCTCAGCGATGCTCAAGCAAAAGCCAATGAGGAGGCAAAGAAGTTCAGGAAGCAGGCGGACGAGGCTAAAGCTCTTCTTCAGGAAACGGAACAAAAAACCACAGCGACTGTCGTGCAGAAGCTGAAGAGTCAGGAGCTGCAAAGCACGAGAGAAGCTGACGAACTCAAGCAAGCAATTGCTGCACTTGAACAGGAGAGAGAAAAGCTGCAAAAAGATTCAGAGACGCTTCAGAAAAAATCCAAAGAGGTAATGTAACATGGATCAATATATTGTTTTATAATGTGCTGCTTTTACTTACTCTGTTCTTGTTCTTACTAGATGGCCCTTGCCCAAAAAGAGCAGATTGAGCAGGAGAAGGCCCTACTTCAGCAGACTTTCCTAACTGAGAAGGAGCTGCTGTTGAAAAGAGAAAAGGAGGTCGAAGGCGAGAAAAAGAAGCTGGAGAAACAGTTTGAGGATGAAGTGAGCAAGGCGAAAGCCCTCCAAGAGGAGAAGGAACGTCAGCAGAAGATGATTGAGGAAGAGAAGAAAAAGCTCCAGGCCATCATGGACGATGCTTTACGGAAGCAGAAGGAGGCTGAGGCTGAGATGAAGAGGAAGCAGAAGGAAATGGAGGTGCTTGAAAAGAAAAGGAATGAGCAGGAAAAACTCTTGGGAGAGGAGAACAAAAAGCTCAGAGAGAAACTCAACAGCCTTGAGGTCGCGTCCAAAGAAAGTCCATCAAAAACGAAAGAAATTGAGGTCCAGACCGACAAGGGTGCTGGGGAGCGGTTAGTCGCTGCGACATCTGCGGTAACAACAAATAACGCGTACAATGGCTCTGGTGATCTTGGTAGTGTGAAAGAGTCTCCTTGGACCTTTGACGGAATAAGAGCGAAAGTTCCTGCTGAGAGACTCTTTGACGTTGGCATTCTGACAAAAAAAGAATTTGACAAACTTAAAAAGGGGAAAGTCTCTGTGCAAGACCTTGCCAAGACAGACAAGATGCAGTCGTGCCTTAAAGGTCAGAGCGGTGTTGGTGGCATTTTGACTCCATCTAAAGAGAAAATGAGCGTTTATCAGGCCCTTAAAGAAAACAAGATAACACCCAACACTGCTAAAATGCTGTTGGAAGCTCAAGCAGCTTCTGGTTACCTTGTAGATCCACTCAATAACAGACTCCTCTCTGTTGACGCGGCTGTTAAGGAGGAGTTGATTGGCCCTGAACTCCATGACAAAATGCTCTCTGCAGAGAAAGCAGCCACTGGTTTCAAAGACCCTTACACCGGTGACAAAATCTCCCTTTTTGAGGCCATGAAAAAAGGGCTTGTCGAGAAGGAACAGGCCAACCGATTCTTAGATGTCCAACTTGCAACTGGTGGCATCGTTGACCCCGTTAATTGTCACAGAGTAGCACTGCAGACCGCCTACAAGCAAGGGCAGTTTGACGCGGACACAAATAAACAACTGGCAGACTGCAAGTTGTTTATGGACCCCAGCACCCAGGAGCCCCTCACCTACAAGCAGCTATTGGAGAGGTGCACTAAGGATGCAGCCTCAGGCCTGTTGATTCTACCCGTGACGGAGGATGCTGCCCAAAGCGACAGAACATATTCTGacgcggagatgaaagaagtgtTCAGTAAATCAAGCGTCAATGTACCTTTTGGCAAATTCAAAGGGAAGACTGTCACCATTTGGGAAGTTATCAACTCAGAGTACTTTACAGAAGAGCAAAGACGAGAGCTGATTCGCCAGTACAAGACGGGCAAAATCACAGTGGAAAAGATCATCAAAATTGTCATCACTGTGGTGGAGGACAAGGAAAAGAGCAATGAAAATGTGTTGAACGGGTTGAGGGCTCCAGTTCCGGCCAGTGAGCTGTTGGACACTAAGGTTATCAGCAAAGACATATTCAACAAATTAAGCAACGGCAAGATAACAGTCAAAGAGATCTCTGAGATGGAGCCTGTGAAGAAAGCACTCCAAGGAACTCCAAGCATCGCCGGCCTGTTTAACGAACAAACCAAAGAGAAAATGGCTTTCTATCAAGCGATGAAGAAAGAACTAATCTCGCCTGAGACCGCCATTAATTTACTTGAGGCTCAAGCAGCTACTGGTTTCATCATTGATCCTATCAAGAACGAGAGGGTCCCTGTTGACGAAGCGGTCAAGTCGGGCTTGGTCGGCCCAGAACTCCATGAGAGGCTGCTGTCTGCTGAGAGAGCTGTCAGTGGCTACAAAGATCCTTATTCCGGGAAAAAAGTTTCTCTGTTTGAAGCCATGAACAAAGGTCTGATCAAAAGAGACCAAGGCGTCCGCTTGCTTGAAGCACAGCTCTCGACCGGAGGAGTTATTGACCCGGTTAAAAGCTATCGTGTCCCACACGAGGTTGCCTGCAAACGTGGCTATTTAGATGAGGAAACCAACAAGACTTTGAGCAAGACTGCAGACGAAACAAAAGTATTTTATGATCCAAACACAGAGGAGGATGCAACATATCTGCAGTTAATGAAgaaatgtgtgtctgacaatgaCACTGGACTTCCTTTGATGCCTCTATCAAAGACGGCGGAAAAGCCCAAAGAAGATCTACAGATAACCGAGGCCAAAACAAAAGAGGCCTTGACTCAGAACGTGGTGGATCTGGGATACGGGCCTTTCAAGGGGAAAAAGGTCACCATTTGGGAAATCATCAACTCTCACTACATCACGGAGGAGAAACGAATTGAGCTGATCCGTCAGTACAGAACAGGCCATGTGACAATAGAGAAGTTAATAACGGTGGTGATGGTAATGGTTGAGGAACACGAAGCGCAAACAAAAGACAAGCCCTGTTTTGAAGGTCTCAGGGAACCCGTCACTGCCAGGTCCTTGATGGACGCCAACATCATTGATAAGGCTACATTCACAGAGCTCCAACAAGGTACAAAAACTCCTCAAGAGGTGAGTGAGTATGATGTGGTCAGAAAGTATTTGCAAGGCACGGAGCGCATCGACGGCATTGCCATGGAAGGGACAAATGAAAAGTTGAGCATATATCAGGCgatgaaaaataacattttgcagccaaacactggGCTTGCACTCCTTGAAGCCCAAGCCGGAACTGGTTCCATAACAGATCCtgtcaaaaatatgaaatattctgTGGATGATGCCGTGAAGGCGGGAACTGTAGGCCCAGACCTTCATGAGAAACTTCTGTCTGCTGAAAAAGCAGTGACGGGATACAAAGATCCATATACCGGCAATAAGATTTCTCTGTTCCAAGCCCTGAAGAAAGAGCTGGTCCTGCGGGAGCATGCTGTTCCACTCCTGGAGGCTCAGCTTCATTCAGGAGGCATCATTGATCCAGTGAGTAGCCACCGCGTTCCCACCGATGTCGCTGTTCAACGCGGCTTCTTAAGCAAACAAATGGCCACTTCTTTAGATAAACCCTCTGGCGATGTTCAATGCTTCACCAATCCCAACAATAATGAAAGTGTTACTTACAAGCAGTTGATGGAGAACTGCGTCAAAGATCCAAATTCTGGTCTGTTCTACCTGCCAATGGCAAAGGCTGAAACGGTCGCTCCTGTCGAGAAGTCCTATCAGTACACAGAGGAGCAAGCCCAGGCGGAACTTGGTAAAGCTCAAATTGAGATCCCACACAAGAGCTTTGAAGGGAAGAGCATGACTATCTGGGAAATCATGAATTCGAACATGCTTCCAGAGGAGGAAAGGCGCCGCCTGCTGGAGCAGTATCGCTTGGGGAGAATCACAAAGGACAGAATGCTTGTCATTATAATTGAAATTATCGAACAAAGGGAGTCTGAAAAGTCTGAGCAGGGCATGTCATGTGATGTGATCAGAAGGAGGATCACAATTGAGGAGCTTTACAGCGCTCGAATTATTGACTTGCAAACGTACAATCTCTTGAAACAGGAAAAAATGACTATTAGTGAGATCATGGAAATGCCATCGGTGAAACAGTATCTTTTTGGCACCGGTTGTATTGCCGGCATTATGTCAGACGGTCCCTCCAAGATCAGCATTTATCAAGCCATGAAAGATGGAAAGATTAAACCTGTAGTTGCGCTAAGTCTCCTTGAGGCCCAAGCGGCCACCGGATTCATTATAGATCCAGTCAAAGATGAGCTTCTGACAGTGGATGAAGCTGTGCGCAAGGGGCTTGTGGGGCCTGAACTTCACGACAAACTTCTCTCAGCTGAGAGATCAGTGACCGGCTACAAGGATCCATACAGTGGAAAACTCATTTCTCTTTTCCAGGCAATGAAAAAGGATTTGATTCCAGAGGATTATGCTTTGAGGCTCTTGGAAGCCCAGAATGCCACTGGGGGGTTAATGGACCCAGAATACTACTTCCGCCTCCCCTCAGATGTAGCCATGCAGCGTGGATACATCAACAAGGAGACATTGGACAGAATATCTGAGCCTACGGGTGATGTCCAAGGTTACACTGACCCAACAACAGATGAGGACTTGACCTACGCTCAGCTGCTGAAAAGATGCCGAATTGACAAAAAGAGTGGGTTGAGGCTTCTGTCATTGGCGGACAGAAGTCTTCTCTTTCCGGGTATCAGAAAACAAATCACAGCGGATGAGCTGCTTCGTTCTCAGATTATTGACCAAAAGACGTACAACGGCCTCACAGAGGGCACAATCGCTCCGGAGGAAGTTAGTAGAGACATTAAGAAATACCTCCAGGGCACCAGCTGCATTGCTGGCGTGTTTGTAGAATCCAGCAAAGACCGCCTGTCCATCTACCAAGCAATGAAAAAGAACATGATCAGACCAGGAACTGCTTTTGAGCTCCTTGAGGCCCAAGCCGCGACGGGGTACGTAATTGACCCGATCAAAAACCTCAAACTAAATGTCAACGAGGCAGTCAAGATGGGTGTTGTCGGCCCAGAGTTTAAAGATAAGCTGCTGTCAGCGGAGAGAGCGGTCACAGGCTACAAAGATCCCTATTCCGGCAAGGTCATCTCACTGTTTCAGGCTATGAAGAAGGACCTGATTTTGAAGGACCATGGTATCCGCCTGCTAGAGGCTCAGATTGCAACAGGTGGAATCATTGACCCGCAAGAGAGCCATCGCTTGCCGGTGGAAGCAGCGTATGAACGCGGCCTCTTTGACCAGGAAATGAACGAGATCCTCACCGACCCGTCCGATGATACCAAAGGCTTCTTTGACCCCAACACGGAGGAAAACCTCACCTACCTTCAGCTGGTAGAGAGATGTATGATAGACCAACAAACGGGGCTCGCGCTTCTGCTGCTGAAGGAAAAGAAGAGAGAGAGGAAGACGTCATCCAAGTCATCTGTTCGTAAACGTCGAGTCGTTATTGTAGATCCAGAGACAGGCAAAGAGATGTCGGTATATGAAGCCTACCAGAAAGGCCTCATTGATCACCAGACTTACTTAGAGCTGGCAGAGCAGGAATGTGAGTGGGAGGAAATTACCAGCACCTCGTCTGATGGAGTTGTAAAATCCAAGATTATCGACAGACGGTCCGGTCGACAGTACGATATCGATGATGCAATCTCGAGTGGCCTGATTGAAAAGTCAGCTCTGGACCAGTATCGGTCTGGAACTCTGTCTATTACGGAATTTGCAGACATGCTGTCAGGAAACTCCAGTGGCGTCAGATCACGGTCATCCTCCTttggttcttcttcttcttcttacgcCATGAGTCCGGCGCCTAGCATAAAAACATCAGCTGCCCCGTGGAATGACCCAACCGAGGAAACTGGCCCCGTGGCTGGAATCCTGGACACAGAAACACTGGAGAAGGTGTCTGTAACAGAGGCCATCCACAGAAATCTTGTCGACAACATAACCGGTCAAAGGCTGCTGGAAGCTCAGGCTTGCACCGGAGGCATCATTGACCCGAACACTGGAGAGAAGTTCTCTATTACAGATGCAATGAACAAAGGGCTGGTAGATAAAATCATGGTGGACCGCATCAGTCTTGCACAAAAGGCCTGCGGTGGATTTGAGGATCCTCGAACCAAAATCAAAATGTCAGCTGCCCAAGCTCTGAAGAAAGGTTGGTTGTACTACGAGGCGGGCCAGCGCTTCCTGGAAGTCCAGTACCTCACGGGTGGTTTAATAGAACCAGACGTCACCAACAGAGTCTCATTGGATGAAGCCTTGAAAAAAGGCACCTTAGATGCCCGCACTGCACAGAAGTTGCGAGACGTCAACACTCATTCAAAATACCTCACATGCCCAAAAACCAAACTTAAAATTTCCTACAAGGACGC
The window above is part of the Nerophis ophidion isolate RoL-2023_Sa linkage group LG04, RoL_Noph_v1.0, whole genome shotgun sequence genome. Proteins encoded here:
- the pleca gene encoding plectin a isoform X19 translates to MMDLCCCACPGSPRDERDRVQKKTFTKWVNKHLVKAQRHVSDLYEDLRDGHNLISLLEVLSGETLPREKGRMRFHKLQNVQIALDFLKHRQVKLVNIRNDDIADGNPKLTLGLIWTIILHFQISDIQVNGQSDDMTAKERLLLWSQRMVEGYPGLRCDNFTSHWRDGKLFNAIIHKYRPGLVDLEQVGRQSSQKNLEQAFSVAEKELGVTRLLDPEDVDVPHPDEKSIITYVSSLYDVMPRVPTAQHAVAANELELRWQEYYDLLGVLLQWMRHHILVFQERKFPTSYEEIEVLWRQFLKFKETELPAKEADKNRSKHIFKSLEGAVQAGQLKVAPGQHPLDVEKEWGRLHVAILERERLLRTEFERLERLQRIVGKVQTESGVCEEQLNQAETLLQTDVRMLNAGKPLQHTAEVEADLEKAEGMIRFLFNDVQTLKDGRHLQAEQMYRRVYHLHERLVNLRSEYKLRLKSGVTMAQIPMAQIPMTQIPMTQISMPHVLQQAPVRLRPELDEVTLRYVQDLLGWLEENQRRVDQGEWGSDLPTVESQLGNHRGLHLSVEEFRSKIERAKADESQISPASKAAYRDYLGQLELQYGKLLNASKARLRYLDQLHAFVVAATKELMWLNEKEEEEVNYDWSERNTNMAAKKDNYSGLMRDLEVREKKTNSVQVSGDKLLKDGHPARKTVEAFTAALQTQWSWMLQLCCCIESHLKENTAYFQFFADVKEAENKLKKMQDAMKRKYTCERNTTVTRLEDLLQDAVDEKEQLGEFRTHLEGLKRRARTVVQLKPRNPATAIKSKLPIQAACDFKQMEITVHRGDECALLNNSQPFKWKVLNREGSEALVPSVCFLVSPTNKDAVNSVAGLEGSLQKLQTTWQTLSVDLRSLLSWQYLMRDIHIINTWNVSMFKTLTVEEYRLALRNLELHYQDFLRDSQDSQTFGAEDRMQVESSYNKTNLHYNTLVSSAEQGYVPPKTGERDESLGRNHLIRLKDLRLRLEGCENRTVTRLRQLANKEPLSACALKTSEQMKVQSELEGLKKELSAIADQTEEVLASPQLSSAAPLLRSELEATKKKMDHVYGLSSIYLDKLKALEVVIRSSKDAEDTLESYESRLLDVHKVPADEKEADSQDGQIKKMQNEAKADQMVLDRLQDELRRAEGVHDKMTRLHSERDAELERQRHLVGGLEERWRAVMAQLEMRQRGLELLRRRMASYRDSYEWLTRWLAEARRHQEAIQAAPGGDGKALEEQLVAEKKLLEEVEKNEDKMDKCQKNATDYIDSIKDYQLHILTYRVLRDPLASPLKKAKMECASDDVIQEFVTLRTRYSELMTLVSQYVKFIVDARRRLQDDEKASEKLKEEERKRLAAIQAELDKQRQLAEAHAQSVAKAEQEAQTLKLKMKEEASKRQDVAVDADKQKQNIQQELNQLKNLSEQEIKSKNKQLEEALSSRTRIEEEIHIIRLQLETTIKQKSNADGELQQLRDRAGEAEKIRKAAQEEAERLRKQVAEETQKKKNAEDELKRKSEAEREASKQKQKALEDLQKFKMQAEEAERRMKQAEDEKLRQVKVVEEVAQKTASAQLQSTSKTFTERATKLEESLKKEQGTVLQLQEEAEKLRKQQEEASRAREQAEKELETWRQKANEALRLRLQAEEEAQRKSQAQDEAERQKVDAERDAKKRAKAEEAALKQKENAEKELDKQRTFAEQIAQQKLSAEQESIRLKADFEHAEQQRSLLDNELQRLKNEVNATEVERKKLEEELAKVRSEMDALLRMKNKAEKETLSNTEKSKQLLESEALKMKQFADEAARLRSVAEEAKKQRQVAEEEAAKQRAEAEKILKEKLAAINEATRLKTEAEIALKAKEAENERLKRKAEDEAYQRKLLEDQAAQHKQDIAEKIEHLKSSSDSELERQKTIVEDTIRQRRVVEEEIHIIKINFEKASKDKSDLENELKKLKEIADETQKSKLKAEKEAKTLKQLAAEEEKKRKEAEEMVKRITAAEEEAARQCKAAQEEVERLKKKQAEANTQREKAEKEAEQQVILAKDAAQKCMAAEQKVQKVQSKNEADALAQEKLKEEFENAKKLAQEAQKAKKKAEKEAELLRQKAEDAEKQKKAAEDEAAKQAKAQKDAEKLRKEAEVEASKRAEAESAALKQKQQADAEMAKHKKEAEQALKQKSQVEKELTTIKLQLDKTDKQKGVLDEELQRVKGEVNDAVKQKAQVEDELSKVRIQMEELLQLKIKIEIENKRLMKKDKDNSKKLLADEAERMKTLAEDAARLSAEAEEAAKQRQIAESGLAEQRALAEKMLKEKLQAIQEATKLKAEAEELQRQKDQAQERAKKLLEDKEQIQQRLDKETEGFQKSLEVERKRKQEASAEAEKLKLKVKELSDAQAKANEEAKKFRKQADEAKALLQETEQKTTATVVQKLKSQELQSTREADELKQAIAALEQEREKLQKDSETLQKKSKEMALAQKEQIEQEKALLQQTFLTEKELLLKREKEVEGEKKKLEKQFEDEVSKAKALQEEKERQQKMIEEEKKKLQAIMDDALRKQKEAEAEMKRKQKEMEVLEKKRNEQEKLLGEENKKLREKLNSLEVASKESPSKTKEIEVQTDKGAGERLVAATSAVTTNNAYNGSGDLGSVKESPWTFDGIRAKVPAERLFDVGILTKKEFDKLKKGKVSVQDLAKTDKMQSCLKGQSGVGGILTPSKEKMSVYQALKENKITPNTAKMLLEAQAASGYLVDPLNNRLLSVDAAVKEELIGPELHDKMLSAEKAATGFKDPYTGDKISLFEAMKKGLVEKEQANRFLDVQLATGGIVDPVNCHRVALQTAYKQGQFDADTNKQLADCKLFMDPSTQEPLTYKQLLERCTKDAASGLLILPVTEDAAQSDRTYSDAEMKEVFSKSSVNVPFGKFKGKTVTIWEVINSEYFTEEQRRELIRQYKTGKITVEKIIKIVITVVEDKEKSNENVLNGLRAPVPASELLDTKVISKDIFNKLSNGKITVKEISEMEPVKKALQGTPSIAGLFNEQTKEKMAFYQAMKKELISPETAINLLEAQAATGFIIDPIKNERVPVDEAVKSGLVGPELHERLLSAERAVSGYKDPYSGKKVSLFEAMNKGLIKRDQGVRLLEAQLSTGGVIDPVKSYRVPHEVACKRGYLDEETNKTLSKTADETKVFYDPNTEEDATYLQLMKKCVSDNDTGLPLMPLSKTAEKPKEDLQITEAKTKEALTQNVVDLGYGPFKGKKVTIWEIINSHYITEEKRIELIRQYRTGHVTIEKLITVVMVMVEEHEAQTKDKPCFEGLREPVTARSLMDANIIDKATFTELQQGTKTPQEVSEYDVVRKYLQGTERIDGIAMEGTNEKLSIYQAMKNNILQPNTGLALLEAQAGTGSITDPVKNMKYSVDDAVKAGTVGPDLHEKLLSAEKAVTGYKDPYTGNKISLFQALKKELVLREHAVPLLEAQLHSGGIIDPVSSHRVPTDVAVQRGFLSKQMATSLDKPSGDVQCFTNPNNNESVTYKQLMENCVKDPNSGLFYLPMAKAETVAPVEKSYQYTEEQAQAELGKAQIEIPHKSFEGKSMTIWEIMNSNMLPEEERRRLLEQYRLGRITKDRMLVIIIEIIEQRESEKSEQGMSCDVIRRRITIEELYSARIIDLQTYNLLKQEKMTISEIMEMPSVKQYLFGTGCIAGIMSDGPSKISIYQAMKDGKIKPVVALSLLEAQAATGFIIDPVKDELLTVDEAVRKGLVGPELHDKLLSAERSVTGYKDPYSGKLISLFQAMKKDLIPEDYALRLLEAQNATGGLMDPEYYFRLPSDVAMQRGYINKETLDRISEPTGDVQGYTDPTTDEDLTYAQLLKRCRIDKKSGLRLLSLADRSLLFPGIRKQITADELLRSQIIDQKTYNGLTEGTIAPEEVSRDIKKYLQGTSCIAGVFVESSKDRLSIYQAMKKNMIRPGTAFELLEAQAATGYVIDPIKNLKLNVNEAVKMGVVGPEFKDKLLSAERAVTGYKDPYSGKVISLFQAMKKDLILKDHGIRLLEAQIATGGIIDPQESHRLPVEAAYERGLFDQEMNEILTDPSDDTKGFFDPNTEENLTYLQLVERCMIDQQTGLALLLLKEKKRERKTSSKSSVRKRRVVIVDPETGKEMSVYEAYQKGLIDHQTYLELAEQECEWEEITSTSSDGVVKSKIIDRRSGRQYDIDDAISSGLIEKSALDQYRSGTLSITEFADMLSGNSSGVRSRSSSFGSSSSSYAMSPAPSIKTSAAPWNDPTEETGPVAGILDTETLEKVSVTEAIHRNLVDNITGQRLLEAQACTGGIIDPNTGEKFSITDAMNKGLVDKIMVDRISLAQKACGGFEDPRTKIKMSAAQALKKGWLYYEAGQRFLEVQYLTGGLIEPDVTNRVSLDEALKKGTLDARTAQKLRDVNTHSKYLTCPKTKLKISYKDALDRSMTEEGTGLRLLEASSQSSKGLYSPYSISGSGSATGSRSGSRTGSRSGSRRGSFDATGSSFTTTFSSPSYSSPGYGRRY